Genomic DNA from Candidatus Koribacter versatilis Ellin345:
TGTTCAAAGACGTGGCCTTGCCGGGCCAGCTCTGCGACAGTCTTTGGATCGCAAATCTGCGAACCCGCAGCCGGATTCCGAGAGACGATCGCCACGCTGCATTGTTCCGTGCTGCCGCCGTACGATAGCGCGGACGCGGCCAGCAACACGCCAAGGATTGAGAGTGTGTGCTTCATATTTCCTCCTTTTCAGGCCGGGCTGGCCTGCTCACAGGAGAAACTGTGGCTGCGGCAGAGACCTACCTCAATACAAGGCCGCTCATTTCTGAATGGAAGGCACCTCATCGGCTAAAATGCTCGAAATACGGGAGTAGCAGCTTCGTGGGGAACAAGCGGACGAAACGATTCGTAGAAGACTCATGGGTCAGCCGAGCCAAATGACCGACCTCATCGGGCCAAACCGTCTTCGCTTCGGCCCATATGAGGCCGATCTGCACACCCGCGAACTCTGGAAGTTCGGGACCCGCGTGAAGCTGGTTGGCCAGCCCTTTGACATTCTTGAGCTCCTTATCTCCCGCCCGGGGGAATTGGTCACTCGCGACGAACTTCGCGAGCGGCTCTGGCCGAAAGAGACTTTCGTTGATTTCAACCACGGTCTGAACGCAGCAGTGAACAAGCTGCGCGACGTACTCTGCGATTCGGCCGACGATCCTAAGTTCATCGAGACTCTTCCGCGGCGTGGTTATCGATTTATTTCCAAGGTTGAACGGGGTGTCGAGGAGCCGATACCGGTCGCTGAAACTTCACCGCCGACTCCGTTGGTTGTGCCAACCCCGGCTGAACTGGCCCCCGAGCCTCGGTACGAATCGCCTGCGATCACTGTGGAAAGATCGTTAGGGCGCACCAAGTGGTCGTGGGGGGCGGCGGCTCTATTGATGGTCGTGATTGCGTTTATCGCGTTCCTCGCCATCTCCAAAATCAGCCGTGAGCCCAGTGAGAGCGAGAAGAAGGCATCAATGGGTGGGCAGGGCGCCGCAATTGCAGGCTTGGTGAAAGGCGTACAGGTAACGCTCGTGACCGGCGGCAAAAATGAAGGACCCCAATTCTCGCCGGATGGAAAGCGCCTGACTTTTATGTCGAACCGGAACGGTGCGACCGATGTCTGGATAGCGAATGCGAGTGGAAGCGATCCGCATCCACTTACGACGCTGGGCGATGCCGGAACTCCAAGGTGGTCACCCGACGGGCAGACCATCGCGTTCGATTCACACATCCATAAGTACTCGGCAATTCTCACTATACCCGCCGATGGCGGCGCCCCTCGCGTATTGATCGCCGGCGATTCCAATAACAGCGTGCCGAGTTGGTCGAAGGACGGTCACTTCATCTACTTTGCTTCCGATCGGACTGGACGATTCGAGGTGTGGCGGGTACCCACCACAGGCGGCCCGGCACAACAGATCACCCAGGACGGTGGGTTCGCGCCCGTGGAATCCGCCGACGGAAAACTGTTGTTCTATGCCAAGAACCAGTTTCCCAACCCCGAGGTGTGGGAGGTCTCGCTGGAGGGCGGCGGAGTGGAAGCGCCTTTGAGGCCGATTATCCGTCCGGTCACCTGGGCAACATGGGCCGTAGCCGGCGATTCTGTCTTCTATGTGGAAGAAGGGCCGGGAAACATTGCGATGCTGAGCGTTGTAGAACCGAAAGCGCGGCGAATGCGTCAGGTCACAGTGCTTGGACGCTTTCCGTTCTGGCTGGCGATAAGCCCCGACGGCAGGAAGTTGGCCTTCGATCGCACCGACTCCGAATCCACCACGAGTATTGTGGCACTGGAAGATTTCGAATAGCGGAATCCGCGGGCTTTACGGCTAGAATAGGCGAACTATGGGTTGGGTTGCGGGAACACAAATTGGGGCCTATGAGATCGTCGGGCCAATCGGCAACGGCGGCATGGGCGAAGTTTACAAAGTCCGCCATACAATCTCGCAGCGCACGGAAGCCATGAAGGTGCTGCTCTCTGGAGCTGCACGCCGCCCGGAAGTCACCGACCGTTTCGTTCGCGAGATCCGCGTCCTAGCCAATCTCAACCATCCCAACATCGCCGCACTACACACTGCGTTCCACCATGAAGACCAACTCATCATGGTGATGGAGTTCATCGAAGGCAAGAACCTGAGCGAAATGCTTTCGACCGGCATGGTGCTCCGCGATTCCGTTGCGTATATCCGGCAGGCGGTTACCGCACTCGCGTATGCCCACTCACAAGGCGTAATCCACCGCGATATCAAGCCGTCGAACATCATGATCAACAGCGCGGGACAGGTGAAGTTGCTCGACTTCGGACTCGCACTGATGAGCACTCCCGATCCGCGGCTGACTTCGTCGGGCTCACTGCTGGGATCGGTGCATTACATTTCGCCGGAGCAGATTCGCGGCGAGACCATGGATGCGCGCTCGGATTTGTACGCCGTTGGCGTCACCTTGTTTGAAGTCATCACCGGTCGGCTGCCGATCCAGGGTCACTCGTTCTCCGAGATCATCAACGGGCATCTCCAGGTAATTCCGCCATCGCCCGCGGTTCTGAACGCATGTATCCCGGCGAACCTCGCAGCGATCACACTCAAGGCACTCGCAAAGAACCCATCTGAACGTTTCCAGAACGCGTCGGAATTCTTGCAAGCGCTGGATACTGTGCAAATCGAGTCAGGCTTGCACTTCGCCGTAACGATGGAAACGCCGTTTGTCTCGAGCGCGGTGGCTGCGGCGGCAGCTTCGAATACACCGAATCCTTCGGTCTCGCAGCCTTCCCAAGTGAAAGGCTACGATCCGGCGGTGATCAACGAGATCACTTCGCAACTCGCCAACTATGTTGGACCGATTGCAAAGGTGATTGTGAAGCGAGCGTCGAGCAGCTCGAACAATCTGCGCGAACTTTGCGACAAGGTTGCGCGCGAGATTGATTCCGAGAACCAGCGCAAGAATTTCTTGCAGAGCGTGCGAAAACACCTCGGCAGCTCGGACGCGATCTAGACTAACTGGACGGCAATATGAAGCC
This window encodes:
- a CDS encoding winged helix-turn-helix domain-containing protein, which codes for MGQPSQMTDLIGPNRLRFGPYEADLHTRELWKFGTRVKLVGQPFDILELLISRPGELVTRDELRERLWPKETFVDFNHGLNAAVNKLRDVLCDSADDPKFIETLPRRGYRFISKVERGVEEPIPVAETSPPTPLVVPTPAELAPEPRYESPAITVERSLGRTKWSWGAAALLMVVIAFIAFLAISKISREPSESEKKASMGGQGAAIAGLVKGVQVTLVTGGKNEGPQFSPDGKRLTFMSNRNGATDVWIANASGSDPHPLTTLGDAGTPRWSPDGQTIAFDSHIHKYSAILTIPADGGAPRVLIAGDSNNSVPSWSKDGHFIYFASDRTGRFEVWRVPTTGGPAQQITQDGGFAPVESADGKLLFYAKNQFPNPEVWEVSLEGGGVEAPLRPIIRPVTWATWAVAGDSVFYVEEGPGNIAMLSVVEPKARRMRQVTVLGRFPFWLAISPDGRKLAFDRTDSESTTSIVALEDFE
- a CDS encoding serine/threonine protein kinase; this translates as MGWVAGTQIGAYEIVGPIGNGGMGEVYKVRHTISQRTEAMKVLLSGAARRPEVTDRFVREIRVLANLNHPNIAALHTAFHHEDQLIMVMEFIEGKNLSEMLSTGMVLRDSVAYIRQAVTALAYAHSQGVIHRDIKPSNIMINSAGQVKLLDFGLALMSTPDPRLTSSGSLLGSVHYISPEQIRGETMDARSDLYAVGVTLFEVITGRLPIQGHSFSEIINGHLQVIPPSPAVLNACIPANLAAITLKALAKNPSERFQNASEFLQALDTVQIESGLHFAVTMETPFVSSAVAAAAASNTPNPSVSQPSQVKGYDPAVINEITSQLANYVGPIAKVIVKRASSSSNNLRELCDKVAREIDSENQRKNFLQSVRKHLGSSDAI